A single region of the Streptomyces sp. NBC_01262 genome encodes:
- a CDS encoding dihydrofolate reductase family protein, whose amino-acid sequence MRKIVLMMSVSLDGFIEGPEREIDWHMVDDELHSHFNEQLRAMGGFLSGRVTHELMAGFWPTADADPSAAGPMAEFAGIWRDMPKTVYSRTLPEGRAEWNTTVVREVVVEEVMALKAQPGGDLALGGADLAAAFLERGLVDEYRVYVHPVLIGRGKPLFPAADSRTALELTGTRAFGNGVVLLRYVRP is encoded by the coding sequence ATGAGGAAGATCGTCCTGATGATGTCGGTGTCCCTGGACGGGTTCATCGAGGGGCCGGAGCGCGAGATCGACTGGCACATGGTCGACGACGAGCTGCACAGCCACTTCAACGAGCAGCTCAGAGCGATGGGCGGCTTCCTCAGCGGCCGTGTCACCCATGAGCTGATGGCCGGGTTCTGGCCGACCGCGGACGCGGACCCGTCGGCTGCCGGGCCCATGGCCGAGTTCGCCGGTATCTGGCGGGACATGCCCAAGACCGTGTATTCCCGGACGCTGCCGGAGGGACGGGCAGAGTGGAACACCACGGTGGTGCGGGAGGTGGTCGTCGAGGAGGTCATGGCGCTCAAGGCGCAGCCGGGCGGCGATCTGGCGCTCGGGGGCGCGGACCTCGCGGCGGCGTTCCTGGAGCGCGGGCTGGTCGACGAGTACCGGGTGTACGTCCATCCGGTGCTGATCGGGCGGGGCAAGCCGCTGTTCCCGGCGGCGGACTCGCGGACGGCTCTGGAGCTCACCGGGACCAGGGCTTTCGGCAACGGGGTCGTGCTGCTCCGCTACGTCCGCCCGTGA
- a CDS encoding ATP-binding protein encodes MYRIDELHQRRAAEAMGGQYEPHPHIGGRTAALRALAAWRTERPGTPRCVLLTGSPGSGVSRLLVGFLMLCDPEYREQLPLDRLDPAIVPPDLPAPAVPGPEGLTAAQVLWVLADHFGLKASRTEDVYAELAALDAPVTVVVPDVDRAGALRVVDEPARLVREVLLPLAATETVRLLADVPRALAAELAAALPPGTVQVIDLDEPEWADPEGLVLQADALLDPRFGAPELPFTSDPAARRALAEAIAHRAGAGRLTVQLAVNGILMHPQGFDPSDDKALPSGIGEALDLHARRLGAAPELLRQILAPLAFAEGEGLPLALWAPLASAVAGREMGEAIAGAMALAGPFVTPVEAADDEAGEGHDDRTLLKLLHPALAAEIRSGFPDSGRAAQAQIAVALLEQVPGQNWAKADPYVRDYVAGHALAAGLLPQLLTDPALFTYADPVALRAAVDAVPLEALGAPARTYRRLAPLLTRTEAPELLRAALLETAFVEDGLPDYAEAVHALGLPLPWRTLWSVTVPGVSAVTVGALPPSSGETSGESGEPAAEPVPVAVLVVPAGTPGALPLGEGVAVLVHGLLNAAPLGAVDPAAVVRPDEDERAAAPLALSRGADYVRVWDRAAEQVVAAVVSDAPFTGADLSPDGVLLLATERGARALRINR; translated from the coding sequence ATGTACCGAATCGACGAATTGCATCAGCGAAGGGCGGCAGAGGCCATGGGCGGCCAGTACGAACCGCATCCGCACATCGGCGGCCGGACGGCCGCGCTGCGCGCGCTGGCCGCATGGCGGACGGAGCGGCCCGGGACGCCCAGATGCGTGCTGCTGACGGGGAGTCCGGGGAGCGGGGTGTCACGGCTGCTGGTCGGTTTTCTGATGCTGTGCGACCCGGAGTACCGCGAGCAACTGCCGCTGGACCGGCTGGACCCCGCGATCGTGCCCCCGGACCTGCCCGCGCCCGCCGTGCCGGGACCGGAGGGGCTGACCGCGGCGCAGGTGCTGTGGGTGCTGGCGGACCACTTCGGGCTCAAGGCGTCGCGGACCGAGGACGTGTACGCCGAACTGGCCGCGCTGGACGCGCCGGTGACCGTTGTCGTGCCGGACGTGGACCGGGCCGGGGCACTGCGGGTGGTGGACGAGCCCGCCCGGCTGGTGCGGGAGGTGCTGCTGCCGCTGGCGGCGACGGAGACCGTACGGCTGCTCGCGGACGTACCGCGCGCGCTGGCCGCCGAACTGGCCGCCGCTCTGCCGCCCGGGACGGTGCAGGTCATCGACCTGGACGAGCCGGAATGGGCCGACCCGGAGGGGCTGGTGCTCCAGGCGGACGCGCTGCTGGACCCCCGGTTCGGCGCGCCGGAGCTGCCGTTCACCTCGGACCCTGCGGCGAGGCGGGCGCTGGCGGAAGCGATCGCGCACCGCGCCGGGGCCGGCCGGCTGACCGTACAGCTCGCTGTCAACGGCATCCTGATGCACCCGCAGGGCTTCGACCCGTCCGACGACAAGGCGCTTCCCAGCGGCATCGGCGAGGCCCTCGACCTGCACGCGCGCCGGCTGGGCGCCGCGCCGGAGCTGCTGCGGCAGATCCTCGCGCCGCTGGCCTTCGCCGAGGGCGAGGGGCTGCCGCTGGCTCTGTGGGCGCCGCTGGCGAGCGCGGTCGCGGGGCGGGAGATGGGCGAGGCGATCGCGGGTGCGATGGCGCTGGCCGGGCCTTTTGTCACGCCCGTTGAAGCCGCAGACGATGAGGCCGGCGAAGGACACGACGACCGTACGCTGCTGAAGCTGCTGCACCCCGCGCTGGCCGCGGAGATCCGCTCCGGCTTCCCCGACAGCGGACGCGCGGCCCAGGCGCAGATCGCCGTCGCCCTGCTGGAGCAGGTGCCCGGGCAGAACTGGGCCAAGGCCGATCCGTACGTCCGCGACTACGTCGCCGGGCACGCCCTCGCCGCCGGTCTGCTGCCCCAACTGCTCACCGACCCGGCCCTGTTCACCTACGCCGACCCGGTCGCGCTGCGGGCCGCCGTGGACGCGGTGCCGCTGGAGGCGCTGGGCGCCCCGGCCCGTACGTACCGCAGGCTCGCGCCGCTGCTGACCCGCACCGAGGCTCCGGAGCTGCTCCGGGCCGCGTTGCTGGAGACGGCTTTCGTGGAGGACGGGCTGCCGGACTACGCGGAGGCGGTGCACGCGCTGGGGCTGCCGCTGCCGTGGCGGACGCTGTGGAGCGTGACGGTGCCGGGGGTGAGCGCGGTGACCGTGGGCGCGCTGCCGCCGTCATCCGGTGAAACATCTGGTGAAAGCGGTGAGCCCGCAGCCGAGCCTGTGCCGGTGGCCGTTCTGGTCGTCCCGGCAGGCACGCCGGGTGCGCTGCCGCTCGGCGAGGGCGTGGCGGTCCTGGTCCACGGGCTCCTCAATGCGGCGCCCCTCGGCGCCGTCGACCCGGCCGCCGTCGTCCGCCCCGACGAGGACGAGCGGGCTGCCGCGCCGCTCGCGCTGAGCCGTGGCGCGGACTACGTACGGGTCTGGGACCGCGCCGCCGAGCAGGTCGTCGCGGCCGTGGTCTCCGACGCGCCGTTCACCGGGGCGGATCTCTCGCCCGACGGCGTGCTGCTGCTGGCCACCGAGCGCGGGGCCAGGGCCCTGCGGATCAACCGATAG
- a CDS encoding SUKH-4 family immunity protein — MENRVKEPHPVISQEQALATAERWLNGHAPQEQHRRIGIQEFDLGWVVWAVPPPVEVDPVTGQRRPPADFGNASGVVDRRTGELTVWPSVPVDEVIGMYQAKHGAGADASQAPPVTGPGNTAVFSYVDPANGEESTLFRTSAPGQPPAEYQVWAELQRMGVPAGNVVAVHTDLRPSLLPGGYTGDLILSAFPNASFSCSQDYGMRPEERAEGIAALIDSVESMHRAAGQQPPPRPHRLPVPSDVPATEPVRDVALGRELVEALGPDGVRRYDADDLAGTELPEPAVATLTWAGLPADIPFFFAADRPDGPVPGGLFTDAATHLRERGTEASAKALETLAGHVRIGSDGLCVITVQCRGSERWVGSVWAIHPLSGTGRFINQSVSAFDRSLALLVETRKLMDGMNPVEAGAAVAAFQEKLAALDPTALGDVENWWTVVTEQMWHGLF, encoded by the coding sequence GTGGAAAACCGTGTGAAGGAGCCCCACCCCGTGATCAGCCAGGAGCAGGCGCTCGCGACCGCCGAACGTTGGCTCAACGGCCACGCCCCGCAGGAGCAGCACCGGCGGATCGGCATCCAGGAGTTCGACCTCGGATGGGTGGTGTGGGCGGTGCCGCCGCCCGTCGAGGTGGACCCGGTGACCGGGCAGCGCCGGCCGCCCGCCGACTTCGGCAACGCCTCCGGTGTCGTCGACCGGCGCACCGGTGAGCTCACCGTGTGGCCCTCGGTGCCGGTCGACGAGGTCATCGGCATGTACCAGGCCAAGCACGGCGCCGGGGCCGACGCCTCGCAGGCTCCGCCGGTCACCGGCCCGGGCAACACCGCCGTCTTCTCGTACGTCGACCCGGCCAACGGCGAGGAGTCGACCCTCTTCCGCACCTCCGCCCCCGGTCAGCCGCCCGCCGAGTACCAGGTCTGGGCCGAGCTGCAGCGCATGGGCGTGCCCGCCGGCAATGTCGTCGCCGTCCACACCGATTTGCGGCCCAGCCTGCTGCCCGGCGGCTACACCGGTGACCTCATCCTCAGCGCCTTCCCGAACGCCTCCTTCTCCTGCTCCCAGGACTACGGCATGCGGCCCGAGGAGCGCGCCGAGGGCATCGCCGCGCTCATCGACAGCGTCGAGTCCATGCACCGCGCGGCCGGCCAGCAGCCCCCGCCGCGCCCGCACCGCCTCCCCGTGCCGTCGGACGTCCCCGCGACGGAGCCCGTACGCGATGTCGCCCTCGGCCGCGAGCTCGTCGAGGCCCTCGGCCCCGACGGCGTACGCCGCTACGACGCCGACGACCTCGCCGGCACCGAGCTCCCCGAGCCCGCCGTCGCCACCCTCACCTGGGCGGGCCTGCCCGCCGACATCCCCTTCTTCTTCGCCGCCGACCGCCCGGACGGGCCCGTGCCCGGCGGGCTCTTCACCGACGCCGCCACGCATCTGCGCGAGCGCGGCACCGAGGCCTCGGCCAAGGCCCTGGAGACCCTGGCCGGGCACGTCCGCATCGGCTCCGACGGCCTCTGCGTCATCACCGTCCAGTGCCGCGGCTCCGAACGCTGGGTCGGCTCCGTCTGGGCCATCCACCCGCTCTCCGGCACCGGCCGCTTCATCAACCAGTCCGTCTCCGCCTTCGACCGCTCCCTGGCCCTGCTCGTCGAGACCCGCAAGCTGATGGACGGCATGAACCCCGTCGAAGCGGGCGCCGCCGTCGCCGCCTTCCAGGAGAAGCTCGCCGCCCTGGACCCGACGGCCCTGGGCGATGTCGAGAACTGGTGGACGGTCGTGACCGAGCAGATGTGGCACGGTCTGTTCTGA